One genomic segment of Streptomyces sp. TLI_146 includes these proteins:
- a CDS encoding VOC family protein, producing the protein MAVIRARLRQIVVDCAVPDRLARFWAALLGGAPVVRDAGWAYLDAPGTARLAFQRVPEAKAGKNRLHLDLVVEDVARARAAAVRLGARSVGAVVTDAQGAFQVMRDPEGNEFCFVSG; encoded by the coding sequence ATGGCGGTCATCCGGGCACGGCTGCGCCAGATCGTCGTCGACTGCGCCGTGCCGGACCGCCTGGCGCGGTTCTGGGCGGCGCTGCTCGGCGGCGCCCCGGTGGTCCGCGACGCGGGCTGGGCGTACCTCGACGCACCCGGCACCGCGCGGCTCGCCTTCCAGCGGGTGCCGGAGGCGAAGGCGGGCAAGAACCGGCTCCATCTGGACCTCGTGGTGGAGGACGTCGCCCGTGCCCGGGCCGCCGCGGTGCGCCTGGGCGCGCGGTCGGTGGGCGCGGTCGTGACGGACGCGCAGGGCGCGTTCCAGGTGATGCGCGACCCGGAGGGGAACGAGTTCTGCTTCGTGAGCGGCTGA
- a CDS encoding class I SAM-dependent methyltransferase — MAKRAKIAPDAVHHPLFARFYGRFSEAADQRAGVAAHRRELLAGLSGRVIEIGAGNGLNFPHYPGGVSEVVAIEPERGLRALAVRAALRAEVPVDVVPGAAEALPVKSEAFDAAVVSLVLCSVRDVDRSLAEIRRVLRPGGELRFYEHVRAEGRALAAVQRAVDRTLWPLLLGGCHTSRDPLAAIGAAGFDVVAFRRLRVPEKGPRHPASPHVLGTARRPDLA; from the coding sequence ATGGCGAAGCGCGCCAAGATCGCCCCGGACGCCGTGCACCATCCCCTGTTCGCCCGCTTCTACGGCCGGTTCAGCGAGGCGGCCGACCAGCGGGCGGGCGTCGCCGCCCACCGCCGCGAGCTGCTGGCCGGGCTCTCCGGCCGGGTCATCGAGATCGGCGCGGGCAACGGCCTGAACTTCCCGCACTATCCGGGCGGCGTCTCCGAAGTGGTCGCCATCGAGCCCGAGCGCGGACTGCGCGCGCTGGCCGTCCGGGCGGCGCTGCGCGCCGAGGTGCCGGTCGACGTGGTGCCGGGCGCCGCCGAGGCACTGCCGGTCAAGAGCGAGGCGTTCGACGCGGCCGTGGTCTCCCTGGTGCTGTGTTCCGTACGCGATGTGGACCGCTCGCTGGCGGAGATCCGCCGGGTCCTGCGCCCCGGCGGCGAGCTGCGGTTCTACGAGCATGTGCGGGCCGAGGGACGGGCCCTCGCGGCCGTCCAGCGCGCCGTGGACCGGACCCTGTGGCCGCTGCTGCTCGGGGGCTGCCACACCTCGCGCGACCCGCTCGCGGCGATCGGGGCGGCGGGGTTCGACGTGGTCGCGTTCCGCCGGCTGCGGGTGCCCGAGAAGGGGCCGCGGCACCCGGCGTCGCCCCATGTGCTCGGCACGGCACGGCGCCCGGATCTCGCCTGA
- a CDS encoding ABC transporter ATP-binding protein, whose product MSTPAAATAATEGVAARARALTKAYGTGETAVLALDSVDVDIARGRFTAVMGPSGSGKSTLMHCLAGLDSVSAGQVWLGDTEITGLKERELTRLRRDRIGFMFQAFNLLPTLTAAENITLPMDIAGRKPDPEWLEQVIDTLGLRDRLKHRPAQLSGGQQQRVACARALASRPELIFADEPTGNLDSRAGTEVLTFLREAVDRLRQTVVMVTHDPVAAGRADLVLFLADGRIVDEMPRPTAEAVLDRLRLFSGGPGTDSATAEDGSPDFDPLRKG is encoded by the coding sequence TTGTCCACACCCGCAGCGGCCACAGCGGCAACGGAAGGGGTCGCCGCGCGGGCCCGGGCGCTGACCAAGGCGTACGGCACGGGCGAGACGGCCGTCCTGGCGCTCGACTCGGTCGACGTGGACATCGCGCGCGGCCGGTTCACCGCGGTCATGGGCCCGTCGGGCTCGGGCAAGTCCACCCTGATGCACTGTCTGGCCGGGCTCGACTCGGTCTCGGCGGGCCAGGTGTGGCTCGGCGACACCGAGATCACCGGGCTCAAGGAGCGCGAGCTGACCCGGCTGCGGCGGGACCGGATCGGCTTTATGTTCCAGGCCTTCAACCTGCTGCCGACGCTCACCGCCGCCGAGAACATCACGCTGCCGATGGACATCGCCGGGCGCAAACCCGACCCGGAGTGGCTGGAACAGGTCATCGACACGCTCGGGCTGCGCGACCGGCTCAAGCACCGGCCCGCCCAGCTCTCCGGCGGCCAGCAGCAGCGGGTGGCGTGCGCGCGGGCGCTGGCGTCCCGCCCGGAGCTGATCTTCGCGGACGAGCCGACCGGCAACCTCGACTCGCGGGCCGGGACGGAGGTCCTCACGTTCCTGCGGGAGGCCGTGGACCGGCTGAGGCAGACGGTCGTCATGGTCACCCACGATCCGGTCGCGGCGGGCCGGGCCGACCTGGTGCTGTTCCTGGCCGACGGGCGGATCGTCGACGAGATGCCCCGCCCGACGGCGGAGGCGGTCCTGGACCGGCTGCGGCTCTTCTCCGGCGGGCCGGGGACGGACTCGGCCACCGCCGAGGACGGCAGCCCCGACTTCGACCCGCTGCGCAAGGGCTGA
- a CDS encoding ABC transporter permease, with translation MLKATLRSFLAHKGRLLLSALAVILSVAFVAGSLIFSDTVARTFDRLFASTSADVTVGPPKGLDERVSSGVTRTVPASLAARIAGVDGVAATHVDAAVQNITVVDRANDSVGPTTGAPTIATNWYVTERSPVKLTSGHEPHGPGEALLDKDTADKKHVRIGDPLTILAQPGSFKVEVVGIATFTTTNPGAALVFLDTPTAQTRLLGKADAATAISVDAAAGVSDEVLKQRVTAAVGGSYEIKTAAQQAKSAADELGGFLDVIKYVMLGFAGVATLVGIFLIVNTFSMLIAQRTRELGLLRALGADRRQVRRSVLLEALLLGLVGSTLGLGAGIGLAAGLMALMGTLGMKLSAAEMVIGWGTPVAAYAVGVGVTFVAAYLPARRAARVSPMAALADAEVSGIGRPLKVRAMVGTVLTVAGAAALTGCATSTKTATSSSLLGLGVVLTLIATVVAGPLLVRPVIRVLGAAFPRLYGPVGRMSQRNALRNPRRTGATASALMVGIALVAGLSVASASMTKSFDQQIDKTLGADFVVQNGNFQPFPQEITDKVRAVKGTETVVRQRFAPLRLTLPDGRTPETTASGYDPQLDDVAHITYAAGGSAEALAPGNLAMDRDYARDHRVRLGDTLPVTFSTGGRARLRVAALTDMDTSGGFGVEGGVFMGLATVERYLPGGQDAAVYVNASGGTGADELRTALEKALDPYPQVQVRNQADYKKLIRDQIAVMLYLVYALLGLAIVIAVLGVVNTLALSVVERTREIGLLRAIGLSRVQLRRMIRLESVVIAVFGALLGLALGMVWGVGIQQVLALQGLKAFAVPWSTVIAVAVGAAAVGLVAALLPALRASRMNVLAAIAHE, from the coding sequence GTGCTGAAGGCGACCCTGCGCAGCTTCCTCGCCCACAAGGGACGGCTGCTGCTGTCCGCGCTCGCGGTGATCCTCTCGGTGGCGTTCGTCGCCGGTTCGCTGATCTTCTCGGACACCGTGGCCCGTACCTTCGACCGGCTCTTCGCCTCGACGTCCGCGGACGTGACGGTCGGCCCGCCCAAGGGGCTCGACGAGCGGGTGTCGTCCGGCGTGACCCGGACGGTCCCGGCCTCGCTCGCGGCGCGGATCGCGGGCGTCGACGGCGTGGCCGCCACACACGTCGACGCGGCCGTCCAGAACATCACCGTCGTCGACCGCGCCAACGACTCGGTCGGGCCGACCACCGGCGCCCCGACCATCGCCACCAACTGGTACGTCACCGAACGCAGTCCGGTGAAGCTGACCAGCGGCCACGAGCCGCACGGCCCCGGCGAGGCGCTGCTCGACAAGGACACCGCCGACAAGAAGCACGTCCGGATCGGGGACCCGCTCACCATCCTGGCCCAGCCCGGCTCCTTCAAGGTCGAGGTCGTCGGCATCGCCACCTTCACCACCACCAACCCCGGTGCGGCGCTGGTGTTCCTGGACACCCCGACCGCGCAGACCCGGCTGCTGGGCAAGGCGGACGCGGCCACCGCCATCTCGGTGGACGCGGCCGCCGGAGTGTCCGACGAGGTGCTCAAGCAGCGCGTCACGGCGGCCGTCGGCGGCTCGTACGAGATCAAGACGGCCGCCCAGCAGGCCAAGTCGGCCGCCGACGAGCTGGGCGGATTCCTCGACGTCATCAAATATGTGATGTTGGGATTCGCCGGTGTCGCCACGCTCGTGGGCATCTTCCTGATCGTCAACACCTTCTCCATGCTGATCGCCCAACGCACCCGTGAGCTGGGCCTGTTGCGGGCGCTCGGCGCGGACCGCCGCCAGGTGCGCCGGTCGGTGCTGCTCGAAGCGCTGCTGCTCGGCCTGGTCGGCTCCACCCTCGGCCTCGGCGCCGGGATCGGGCTGGCCGCCGGACTGATGGCGCTGATGGGCACGTTGGGGATGAAGCTCAGCGCCGCCGAGATGGTGATCGGCTGGGGGACGCCGGTGGCGGCGTACGCGGTGGGCGTCGGCGTGACGTTCGTGGCCGCGTATCTGCCCGCGCGCCGGGCCGCCAGGGTCTCCCCGATGGCGGCGCTCGCGGACGCCGAAGTCTCCGGCATCGGGCGGCCGTTGAAGGTACGGGCCATGGTGGGCACGGTGCTCACGGTCGCGGGAGCGGCGGCGCTCACCGGGTGCGCCACGTCGACCAAGACCGCCACCTCGTCCTCGCTGCTCGGACTCGGCGTGGTGCTCACGCTGATCGCGACCGTGGTGGCCGGGCCGCTGCTGGTGCGGCCGGTGATCCGGGTGCTCGGCGCCGCCTTCCCGCGCCTGTACGGTCCGGTGGGCCGGATGAGCCAGCGCAACGCCCTGCGCAACCCGCGCCGCACGGGCGCGACCGCGTCCGCCCTGATGGTGGGCATCGCCCTGGTGGCCGGGCTCTCGGTGGCCAGCGCCTCCATGACCAAGTCGTTCGACCAGCAGATCGACAAGACGCTGGGCGCCGACTTCGTCGTACAGAACGGCAACTTCCAGCCGTTCCCGCAGGAGATCACCGACAAGGTGCGCGCGGTGAAGGGCACGGAGACCGTCGTGCGCCAGCGGTTCGCGCCGCTGCGGCTGACGCTGCCCGACGGCAGGACACCGGAGACGACCGCGTCCGGCTACGACCCCCAGCTCGACGACGTCGCCCACATCACCTACGCGGCGGGCGGTTCGGCCGAGGCGCTGGCCCCCGGCAATCTGGCGATGGACCGCGACTACGCGCGCGACCACCGCGTCCGCCTCGGGGACACCCTCCCCGTCACCTTCTCCACCGGCGGCAGGGCACGGCTGCGGGTGGCCGCGCTGACCGACATGGACACCTCGGGCGGCTTCGGCGTGGAGGGCGGGGTGTTCATGGGCCTGGCCACCGTGGAGCGCTACCTTCCGGGCGGCCAGGACGCGGCGGTGTACGTCAACGCGAGCGGCGGCACCGGTGCGGACGAGCTGCGGACCGCGCTGGAGAAGGCCCTGGACCCGTATCCGCAGGTGCAGGTGCGCAACCAGGCGGACTACAAGAAGCTGATCCGCGACCAGATCGCCGTGATGCTCTACCTGGTGTACGCCCTGCTCGGCCTGGCGATCGTCATCGCGGTGCTCGGCGTGGTCAACACGCTGGCCCTGTCGGTGGTGGAGCGCACCCGCGAGATCGGGCTGCTGCGCGCCATCGGGCTCTCGCGGGTCCAGCTGCGGCGCATGATCCGGCTGGAGTCGGTGGTGATCGCGGTGTTCGGGGCGCTCCTGGGGCTGGCGCTCGGCATGGTGTGGGGCGTGGGCATCCAGCAGGTGCTGGCGCTCCAGGGACTCAAGGCGTTCGCCGTGCCCTGGTCCACGGTGATCGCGGTCGCGGTGGGCGCGGCGGCCGTGGGCCTGGTGGCGGCGCTGCTCCCGGCGCTGCGGGCGTCACGGATGAACGTGCTGGCGGCGATCGCGCACGAGTAG